A window of the Helianthus annuus cultivar XRQ/B chromosome 4, HanXRQr2.0-SUNRISE, whole genome shotgun sequence genome harbors these coding sequences:
- the LOC110933452 gene encoding N66 matrix protein-like yields the protein MVTTSKPAMITEAIDLSVALTEEAIKLNKFSSSDQKKKETHVESSGENKRKFSNFKKGTSSANKKKDVNPPAEVKTGVENKGNGYMGTLPKCDLCQYHHAGQCRVKKCESCGKNGHSKETCWAGIGRGNGGQRGNGNGYGNINRGGNGYGNRTQGGRGGNGNRGGNGNPAGNGNRGANNNLGGNGNGNGRGPGCFNCGDVGHFKRDCPRFNQAQGRVFNIRAREAR from the coding sequence atggtgacgacatcaaagCCTGCAATGATCACCGAGGCCATTGATCTAAGTGTGGCattgactgaagaggcaatcaaGTTGAACAAATTTTCGAGCTCTGAccagaagaagaaggagactcacgttgagtcgtCAGGTGAGAACAAAAGAAAGTTCTCAAATTTCAAGAAAGGTACCAGCAGTGCTAACAAGAAGAAGGATGTGAACCCACCAGCCGAAGTCAAAACTGGTGTTGAAAACAAAGGAAATGGAtatatgggcactctgcccaaatgTGATTTGTGCCAGTACCATCATGCCGGCCAGTGCAGGGTTAAGAAATGTGAGTCTTGTGGAAAGAATGGTCATTCGAAGGAGACGTGTTGGGCTGGTATTGGTCGTGGTAATGGTGGTCAGAGAGGTAATGGCAACGGGTATGGAAACATTAACCGTGGTGGAAATGGGTATGGAAACCGCACTCAAGGAGGAAGGGGCGGTAACGGAAACCGTGGTGGCAATGGAAACCCAGCTGGTAATGGAAACCGTGGAGCGAACAACAACCTGGGCGggaatggaaatggaaatggtcgGGGACCAGGTTGCTTTAACTGTGGAGATGTTGGGCacttcaagcgtgattgcccgaGATTCAACCAAGCTCAGGGAAGGGTTTTCAATATTAGAGCTAGGGAAGCTCGATAG
- the LOC110936510 gene encoding ras-related protein RABA5b, giving the protein MDEAVGGEEYLFKIVVIGDSAVGKSNLLSRFARDEFDLHSKATIGVEFQTQVMDIDGKEIKAQVWDTAGQERFRAVTSAYYRGAVGALIVYDITRRSTFDSVKRWLDELNTHCDTTTARMLVGNKRDLENIRDVSVDEGKRLAEEEGLFFIETSALDSTNVKEAFQIVIREVYNNVRRKVLNSDSYKGELSSNRVSLINGSKNTSSCCSR; this is encoded by the exons ATGGATGAAGCAGTAGGAGGAGAAGAATACCTCTTCAAAATAGTAGTAATCGGTGACTCTGCAGTCGGTAAATCCAATCTGCTCTCACGATTCGCCAGAGATGAGTTTGATCTGCACTCAAAGGCCACAATTGGAGTTGAATTTCAAACACAGGTTATGGATATCGACGGCAAGGAGATCAAAGCACAGGTGTGGGACACCGCCGGTCAAGAGCGCTTCCGTGCCGTCACCTCCGCCTACTACCGCGGCGCCGTCGGTGCACTTATTGTTTATGACATCACTCGTCGCTCTACTTTTGATAGTGTTAAACGGTGGCTTGATGAACTCAACa CTCACTGTGATACAACGACAGCGAGAATGCTGGTAGGGAACAAGAGGGATTTGGAGAATATTAGGGACGTTAGTGTCGATGAGGGTAAAAGACTTGCTGAAGAAGAAGGGCTTTTTTTCATCGAGACGTCAGCGCTTGATTCTACCAATGTCAAAGAGGCGTTTCAGATTGTGATTCGGGAAGTTTACAATAATGTTAGAAGGAAGGTTTTGAACTCGGATTCGTATAAGGGGGAGTTGTCTTCTAACCGTGTAAGCCTCATCAATGGCTCCAAGAACACTAGTTCGTGTTGTTCACGGTGA